One segment of Marinobacter sediminum DNA contains the following:
- a CDS encoding Spy/CpxP family protein refolding chaperone, with protein sequence MKLQANSRIWLSLAFCLGLSATAFTAHAHEGSAPSASDSDASQPDGGKAAGMQHHHPHGNGYKGHHGASGHSSHHGMGGQGGMHHGMNGYEGMPQRPMMELDLNDEQLQEIAGIRKELRSELRELKVERYEESLKLQELYAEDELDAGDINDQQQKVFDVIKEITELQVEAQQDIRDLLNSEQRNQLLRSGGWLMSN encoded by the coding sequence ATGAAACTGCAGGCGAATTCGCGCATCTGGCTATCTTTGGCTTTCTGCCTGGGTCTCTCTGCAACCGCTTTTACGGCGCACGCACACGAGGGCTCGGCACCGTCTGCATCAGACAGTGACGCTAGCCAACCCGATGGAGGCAAAGCGGCTGGAATGCAGCACCACCACCCTCACGGAAACGGTTACAAAGGACACCATGGTGCAAGCGGACACTCCAGTCATCATGGCATGGGCGGTCAAGGCGGGATGCATCATGGTATGAACGGTTATGAGGGTATGCCGCAAAGGCCGATGATGGAGCTTGATCTGAACGATGAACAGCTTCAAGAGATTGCCGGGATCCGAAAAGAGCTGCGATCAGAGCTTCGAGAGCTGAAGGTCGAAAGGTACGAGGAATCGCTCAAGTTACAGGAGCTTTACGCCGAAGATGAGCTCGATGCGGGTGATATTAATGATCAACAGCAAAAGGTTTTCGACGTCATCAAGGAAATAACGGAATTACAGGTTGAAGCCCAACAGGACATTCGCGACCTGTTAAACTCCGAGCAGAGAAATCAGCTTCTGCGTTCCGGTGGCTGGCTCATGTCGAATTGA
- a CDS encoding fatty acid desaturase family protein, producing MTHGIVTPLTQALEESKLTRAELKALMQRSDGPALLHLVLWALLLAGTTTLITLAWNSWLVWPAIFLHGIVLVHHFSLQHECVHYTVFRTRKLNNIVGQICGLIIILPHRFFRYEHCDHHTYTQLAGQDPELIPMPKTLGEYMLYLSSIPYWKAKFTEIARHAMGRLSDVERRFIPKEEHASVYRDARMMLGIYALIFAGMAVTGWWGLIWYWIIPLFLAEPVMRFIRMTEHVGRPTVAQMSENTRSNLVSAPWRFLCWNMNYHAEHHYVPLVPYHALPRLHEKLRDHIHVEPRGYLGAHIEILRQIHEAKA from the coding sequence ATGACACATGGGATCGTCACACCCCTGACCCAGGCGCTTGAAGAGAGCAAACTAACCCGCGCCGAGTTGAAGGCCTTGATGCAACGATCGGACGGGCCCGCCCTGCTCCATTTGGTGCTCTGGGCGCTGTTGCTGGCCGGAACCACGACGCTGATCACACTTGCCTGGAACAGTTGGCTCGTCTGGCCTGCCATTTTTTTGCATGGAATCGTTCTGGTACATCATTTCTCGCTTCAACATGAGTGTGTCCATTACACCGTGTTCCGGACCCGCAAGCTCAACAACATCGTTGGGCAGATCTGTGGGCTGATCATTATCCTGCCGCACCGCTTTTTTCGGTATGAGCATTGCGACCACCACACCTATACGCAGCTGGCCGGCCAGGACCCAGAGCTGATCCCGATGCCAAAAACCCTGGGCGAATACATGCTCTATCTATCCTCCATCCCCTACTGGAAAGCCAAGTTCACCGAGATTGCGCGCCACGCCATGGGGCGGCTTTCGGACGTCGAAAGGCGCTTCATCCCTAAGGAAGAGCATGCCTCGGTATACCGGGACGCGCGGATGATGCTGGGAATATACGCGCTGATCTTTGCCGGCATGGCTGTCACCGGCTGGTGGGGGCTGATCTGGTACTGGATCATTCCGTTGTTCCTGGCCGAACCAGTGATGCGTTTTATCCGCATGACAGAACATGTGGGTCGTCCAACGGTGGCGCAGATGAGCGAGAACACCCGCAGCAACCTGGTTTCAGCGCCATGGCGGTTCCTGTGCTGGAATATGAACTATCACGCGGAACATCACTATGTGCCCTTGGTTCCATACCACGCCCTGCCACGTCTGCACGAAAAGCTGCGCGACCATATCCATGTCGAGCCGCGCGGCTATCTCGGTGCGCATATCGAAATCCTGCGCCAGATCCACGAGGCGAAGGCATGA
- a CDS encoding non-heme iron oxygenase ferredoxin subunit — MSDKPWRDVIAVEELEKDWVTRVEVGRRIIAVYDTPTGIYASLAICTHGGADLCDGYFDDHVIECPLHQGAFDVRDGRPIAAPATRAMRVLEVRVRDGKVQIRV; from the coding sequence ATGAGCGACAAGCCCTGGCGCGACGTGATCGCGGTGGAAGAGCTGGAAAAGGACTGGGTCACGCGGGTTGAGGTGGGACGGCGGATCATCGCCGTCTATGACACGCCAACCGGGATCTATGCCTCGCTCGCAATTTGCACTCATGGTGGCGCTGATCTGTGCGACGGGTATTTCGACGATCATGTTATTGAATGCCCGCTGCATCAGGGAGCATTTGACGTTCGCGACGGAAGGCCCATCGCCGCTCCCGCGACTCGGGCGATGCGAGTGCTTGAGGTACGGGTTCGGGACGGGAAGGTTCAGATACGGGTGTGA
- a CDS encoding Glu/Leu/Phe/Val family dehydrogenase, with the protein MDYDFLDESGQILRDAGRLGKIDPNVIEFLAAPGRVVTFRIPMKMDDGSFRVFDAHRVRYNDALGPSRDGTRISPDLDLDEVKSLAMIMSIKHAAGRIPAGGGKGGIVADPRELSNREFESLCRAYIRFLRPRGQAYDVPGADIGTDLQTMSWMLDEYESITGYHEPAAVNDKPPILGGSLGGYEATGSGVFDVFREAARQADFDIENARVAIQGFGQVGSVAATMFYEAGCDVVAVCDSRGGVYSKDGIDIPALLAHKKSTGKVSDYAGSEPITSESILECDCDVLVPASVQGVITMDNADRIQARMVVEAANAPTTLKADAMLLERGVIIVPDVLANAGSVHLCQMERSQGLSDNYWDIETINGLRQERLARGYREAMNTAAAHQLKSVRLGAWINGLKRIEEAMHLRGWC; encoded by the coding sequence ATGGATTATGATTTTTTGGATGAAAGCGGGCAGATTCTTCGTGACGCGGGCCGTCTCGGCAAGATTGATCCCAATGTCATTGAGTTTCTTGCCGCACCGGGGCGTGTGGTGACGTTTCGCATCCCGATGAAAATGGACGACGGCAGTTTCCGGGTGTTTGATGCCCATCGTGTCCGCTACAACGATGCCCTCGGGCCGAGCCGGGACGGGACGCGGATTTCCCCCGATCTCGACCTGGATGAGGTGAAATCCCTCGCGATGATCATGTCGATCAAGCATGCCGCGGGACGCATCCCCGCCGGTGGCGGCAAGGGGGGTATCGTGGCCGACCCGCGTGAACTGAGTAACCGGGAGTTCGAGTCACTTTGCCGCGCCTATATCCGCTTCCTGCGTCCGAGAGGGCAAGCCTACGATGTCCCCGGCGCCGATATCGGCACGGATCTGCAAACCATGAGCTGGATGCTGGACGAATACGAGTCGATCACCGGCTACCATGAACCGGCTGCGGTCAATGACAAACCGCCCATCCTCGGCGGCTCGCTGGGGGGCTATGAGGCCACCGGGAGCGGTGTTTTCGATGTGTTCCGGGAAGCGGCGAGGCAGGCCGACTTTGACATCGAAAATGCCCGCGTTGCCATCCAGGGGTTCGGCCAGGTCGGCTCGGTGGCGGCGACCATGTTCTACGAAGCCGGCTGTGATGTTGTGGCAGTTTGCGATAGCCGTGGCGGCGTTTATTCCAAGGATGGTATCGATATTCCGGCCCTGTTGGCGCACAAGAAATCGACCGGAAAAGTCTCGGACTATGCCGGCAGCGAGCCGATAACCAGTGAATCCATTCTGGAATGTGATTGCGATGTGCTGGTGCCTGCTTCGGTTCAGGGCGTAATTACCATGGACAACGCTGACCGGATCCAGGCCCGGATGGTGGTAGAGGCGGCGAATGCGCCAACCACGCTGAAAGCCGATGCGATGCTGCTGGAAAGGGGTGTGATCATTGTGCCGGATGTGCTGGCCAATGCCGGCAGCGTGCACCTGTGCCAGATGGAGCGCAGTCAGGGCCTCTCGGATAATTACTGGGATATCGAGACCATCAACGGCCTCCGACAGGAACGGTTAGCGCGGGGCTACCGGGAAGCCATGAACACGGCGGCTGCGCACCAGCTGAAATCAGTCCGGCTGGGCGCGTGGATCAACGGACTCAAGCGCATTGAAGAGGCGATGCACCTGCGTGGTTGGTGCTAG
- a CDS encoding EAL and HDOD domain-containing protein, whose product MFFNAPRDWLIKPELMPHESERIVLEVLESVQGDAEVVSALRELKSRGYTIALDDFVLTPQTRPLLEFADIIKIDVLETDVRSADIDHYLSRDITLLAEKVEDWETYEYCRERGFTLFQGYFYARPTARKSTAFRGGHNLRAQLPLINALKNPQVTFHEVEQLLKQNPDLCVRLLRMANSAQFRRAVPITSIKHTLNLLGLNRLHTLIITLMLANDEPTSLVQLPEVLTCAAMCEKLASHDFKADPDAAFMAGLLSKAGPMLGMSLEEFCEEPLLSVEIRDALIDHAGELGKILRLVHMFEHAKLRKASPKSIAKLNTYFLECRQWANHVLAGFEE is encoded by the coding sequence ATGTTCTTTAATGCACCGAGAGACTGGCTTATCAAGCCCGAACTGATGCCGCACGAGTCTGAGCGAATTGTGCTAGAGGTTCTTGAAAGTGTTCAGGGTGATGCTGAGGTGGTCAGCGCACTGAGAGAGCTTAAAAGCCGCGGTTACACAATAGCCCTGGATGACTTTGTTCTGACCCCCCAGACCAGGCCGCTTCTTGAATTCGCGGACATCATAAAAATTGATGTTCTTGAGACTGACGTCCGTTCAGCTGACATTGATCACTACCTGTCGCGTGACATAACGTTGCTTGCAGAGAAGGTCGAGGATTGGGAAACCTATGAATACTGCCGGGAGAGAGGATTCACGCTCTTCCAAGGATATTTTTACGCGCGACCCACAGCGCGAAAGTCGACGGCATTCCGGGGAGGCCATAATCTCAGGGCGCAGCTACCGCTCATCAACGCGCTCAAGAATCCGCAGGTTACCTTCCATGAAGTTGAACAGCTTCTGAAACAGAACCCCGACCTGTGCGTGCGCCTTCTGCGTATGGCAAACTCGGCGCAATTCCGACGAGCAGTCCCAATAACGAGCATAAAACATACGTTGAACCTTCTTGGCCTGAACAGGCTGCACACCCTTATCATTACGTTGATGCTCGCAAATGATGAGCCTACCAGTCTTGTACAGCTGCCTGAAGTTCTGACCTGCGCGGCAATGTGCGAGAAACTCGCGAGTCACGACTTCAAAGCAGACCCAGATGCGGCATTCATGGCAGGACTGCTATCAAAAGCAGGTCCAATGCTGGGAATGAGCCTCGAAGAGTTCTGTGAAGAACCATTACTGAGCGTTGAAATCCGGGATGCGCTCATCGACCATGCGGGAGAGCTGGGAAAGATCCTGAGGCTCGTCCATATGTTCGAGCATGCCAAACTTCGGAAAGCGAGCCCCAAAAGCATTGCCAAACTGAACACTTATTTCCTCGAGTGCCGGCAGTGGGCTAATCATGTGCTGGCTGGCTTTGAGGAGTAA